In a genomic window of Oncorhynchus masou masou isolate Uvic2021 chromosome 4, UVic_Omas_1.1, whole genome shotgun sequence:
- the LOC135524541 gene encoding myosin-11-like isoform X2, with amino-acid sequence MANKKQMTEDEKFLFLDKDFINSPMAQADWSAKKLVWIPSEKNGFEAASVKEEHGDECLVELADNGKKVTVNKDDIQKMNPPKFSKVEDMAELTCLNEASVLHNIRERYFSGLIYTYSGLFCVVVNPYKMLPIYSEKIIDMYKGKKRHEVPPHIYSITDNAYRNMMQDREDQSILCTGESGAGKTENTKKVIQYLALVASSHKGKKDTSAGELEKQLLQANPILEAFGNAKTIKNDNSSRFGKFIRINFDVTGYIVGANIETYLLEKSRCIRQAKTERAFHIFYYMVAGVKDKLREELLLENFSAYRFLIAGHVSISGQQDDEMYEETMEAMNIMGITEEERTGILKVCSTVLQLGNIEFKKERNQEQATMPDNTAAQKVCHLQGINVVDFTRAILTPRIKVGREVVQKAQTKEQADFAIEALAKAMYERLFRWLLARVNKALDKTKRQGASFLGILDIAGFEIFEDNSFEQLCINYTNERLQQLFNHTMFVLEQEEYQREGIEWSFIDFGLDLQPCIELIERPNNPPGILALLDEECWFPKATDVSFVEKLMNTQASHIKFSKPKQLKSKTEFSVHHYAGKVDYNADNWLTKNMDPLNDNVIALLNISSNTFIQELWKDADRVVGLETMAKMSDSSMPSGSKTKKGMFRTVGQLYKESLAKLMTTLHNTQPNFVRCIIPNHEKRAGKLDAHLVLDQLKCNGVLEGIRICRQGFPNRILFQEFRQRYEILAASAIPKGFMDGKQACGLMIKHLDLDPNLYRIGQSKIFFRTGVLAQLEEERDLKITVVIIAFQSQARGYLARKAFAKRQQQLMAMKVIQRNCAAYLKLRNWQWWRLFTKVKPLLQVTRQEEEMGLKDEELQKAKESAVKYESELKEITLKHTTIMEERNALQEQLQAETELYAEAEEMRVRLASKKQELEEILHEMEARLEEEEDRAQALQVDKKKMQQQMQDLEEHLEEEEDARQKLQLEKVACEGKIKKLEDDVLVMEDHNTKLLKERKLMEERLADFSSNLAEEEEKSKNLTKLKNKHESMISELEVRLKKEEKGRQELDKAKRKLEAESNDLQEQIADLLAQIAELKAQLAKKEEELQAALARLEDEMAQKNNALKKIRELEGHISDLQEDLDSERQARNKTEKARRDLGEELEALKSELEDTLDSTATQQELRAKREQEVTLLKKAMDDEGRTHEAQVQEMRQKHTQAVEELTEQLEQSKRVKSNLDKAKQALEKETSELTLEVRSLTTAKQDVENKKRKVEGQLNELQARFTDSEKQKGELGERCSKITIELESVTNLLNEAEGKNIKLSKDVSTLSAQVQDTQELLAEETRQKLQFSTKLRQMEDDRNSLQEQLEEEVEAKRNVERHMSTLNIQLSDSKKKLEEMAGNNELLEESKKRLQRDLEASNTQFEEKASAYDKLEKTKNRLQQELEDILMDLDNQRTIVSNLEKKQKKFDQMLAEEKTISSKYADERDRAEAEAREKETKALSLARALEEAQESREELERANKSLKTEMEDLVSSKDDVGKSVHELEKGKRGLEAQVEEMKTQLEELEDELQAAEDAKLRLEVNMQALKAQFDRDLVGRDEMGEEKKRQLIKQVRELETELEDERKQRATAAAAKKKLEGDMKDLEGQIEMSNKGRDEAIKQLRKIQAQMKDFQRELEDARAAREEVLGTAKESERKAKSLEAELMQIQEELAAAERARKQAEAERDELSDELASNTSGKSALSDEKRRLEAKISQLEEELEEESSNMEILNDRLRKSTQQVDQLNNELQTERTTSQKNESARQQMERQNKDLKAKLQEMENQVKSKFKSSITALEAKVAQLEEQVEQESRDKQAVAKGLRQKDKKLKDLMIQVEDERKQAEQYKEQAEKGNTRMKQLKRQLEESEEESQRITAARRKLQRELDESTEANDAMSREVNTLKSKLRRGTEPSFSAAPRRAGGSARRGVIDDASEEDGDSQGDYNGTKSVE; translated from the exons ATCGTGAGGACCAGTCCATTCTTTGCAC TGGGGAGTCTGGTGCGGGTAAGACAGAGAACACCAAGAAGGTCATCCAGTATCTGGCTCTAGTTGCCTCTTCTCACAAAGGCAAGAAGGACACCAGTGCT GGGGAGCTGGAAAAGCAGCTTCTGCAGGCTAACCCCATCCTGGAGGCCTTCGGGAACGCCAAGACCATCAAAAATGACAACTCTTCACGATTT GGTAAATTCATCCGCATCAACTTTGACGTGACTGGCTACATCGTGGGAGCCAACATTGAAACCT ACCTGCTGGAGAAGTCTCGTTGTATCAGACAGGCCAAGACCGAGAGAGCCTTCCACATCTTCTACTACATGGTGGCTGGGGTCAAGGACAAGCTGCGCG AGGAGCTTCTGCTGGAGAACTTCAGCGCCTACCGTTTCCTGATTGCGGGCCATGTCTCGATCTCGGGCCAGCAGGATGACGAGATGTACGAGGAGACCATGGAGGCCATGAACATCATGGGTATCactgaggaagagaggacag gcATCCTGAAGGTGTGCTCCACGGTGCTGCAGTTGGGGAACATAGAGTTCAAGAAGGAGAGGAACCAGGAGCAGGCCACCATGCCTGACAACACAG CGGCTCAGAAGGTGTGCCACCTCCAGGGCATCAACGTGGTAGACTTCACCAGAGCCATCCTCACACCTCGCATCAAAGTGGGCAGAGAGGTGGTGCAGAAGGCCCAGACCAAAGAGCAG GCTGACTTTGCCATCGAGGCCCTGGCTAAGGCTATGTACGAGCGTCTGTTCCGCTGGCTGCTAGCTAGGGTCAACAAGGCTCTGGACAAGACCAAACGCCAGGGAGCATCCTTCTTGGGCATCCTCGACATTGCTGGCTTTGAGATCTTTGAG GATAACTCCTTTGAGCAGCTGTGCATCAACTACACCAACGAGAGGCTGCAGCAGCTGTTCAACCACACCATGTTCGTCCTGGAGCAGGAAGAGTACCAGAGGGAGGGAATTGAATGGAGCTTCATCGACTTCGGCCTGGACCTGCAGCCCTGCATTGAGCTCATTGAGAGGCCG AACAATCCTCCTGGTATTCTGGCCCTGTTGGATGAGGAGTGCTGGTTCCCCAAAGCCACAGACGTCTCCTTCGTGGAGAAACTCATGAACACCCAGGCCAGCCACATCAAGTTCAGCAAACCCAAACAGCTGAAGAGCAAGACAGAGTTCTCTGTGCACCACTACGCTGGAAAG GTGGACTACAATGCTGATAATTGGTTGACAAAGAACATGGACCCTCTCAACGACAACGTCATAGCACTGCTTAACATCTCGTCCAACACATTTATCCAGGAGCTCTGGAAAGATG CGGACCGCGTGGTGGGCCTGGAGACCATGGCCAAGATGTCCGACAGCTCCATGCCCAGCGGCTCCAAGACCAAGAAGGGCATGTTCCGGACCGTGGGTCAGCTCTACAAGGAGTCCCTGGCCAAGCTCATGACCACGCTGCACAACACCCAGCCCAACTTTGTCAGATGTATCATCCCTAACCACGAGAAGAGG GCTGGGAAACTGGACGCCCATCTGGTCTTGGATCAGCTGAAGTGCAACGGTGTGTTGGAGGGCATCCGTATCTGCCGGCAAGGGTTCCCCAACCGAATCCTCTTCCAGGAGTTCCGTCAGCG TTACGAGATCCTGGCGGCTAGTGCTATTCCCAAGGGATTCATGGATGGAAAACAGGCGTGTGGTCTCATG ATTAAGCACCTGGATCTGGACCCCAACTTGTACCGGATTGGTCAGAGTAAGATCTTCTTCCGTACCGGCGTGTTGGCCCAGCTCGAGGAGGAGAGAGATCTGAAGATTACGGTGGTCATTATTGCCTTCCAGTCCCAGGCTAGAGGTTATCTGGCCAGAAA GGCCTTTGCTAAGAGACAGCAGCAACTGATGGCCATGAAGGTGATTCAGAGGAACTGTGCTGCCTACCTCAAACTCAGGAACTGGCAGTGGTGGAGACTCTTCACCAAG GTCAAGCCTCTGTTGCAAGTGACCCGCCAGGAAGAGGAGATGGGCCTGAAGGACGAGGAGCTGCAGAAGGCCAAGGAGTCTGCAGTGAAGTACGAATCAGAGCTGAAGGAGATCACCCTGAAACACACAACA ATTATGGAGGAGAGGAACGCACTGCAGGAGCAGCTGCAGGCTGAGACCGAGCTGTATGCAGAGGCGGAGGAGATGAGGGTGCGTCTGGCCTCTAAGAAGCAGGAGCTGGAGGAGATCCTCCATGAAATGGAGGCCAGgttggaagaggaggaagaccgcGCTCAGGCCCTGCAGGTGGACAAGAAAAAGATGCAGCAACAGATGCAG GACCTGGAGGAGcatctggaggaggaggaggatgccCGTCAGAAGCTGCAGCTGGAGAAGGTAGCATGTGAAGGCAAGATCAAGAAGTTAGAGGACGATGTCTTAGTGATGGAGGACCACAACACCAAACTGTTAAAG GAGAGGAAACTAATGGAGGAGAGACTAGCAGATTTCAGCTCCAACCtggcagaggaggaagagaagtccAAAAACCTGACCAAGCTCAAGAACAAACATGAGTCGATGATCTCTGAACTTGAGG TCCGTctgaagaaggaggagaagggtcGGCAGGAGCTGGACAAAGCAAAGCGTAAGCTGGAGGCGGAGTCTAACGACCTCCAGGAGCAGATAGCCGACCTGCTGGCCCAGATCGCTGAGCTCAAAGCTCAGCTGGCTAAGAAGGAGGAGGAGCTACAAGCTGCTCTGGCCAG GCTAGAGGACGAGATGGCCCAGAAGAACAATGCCCTAAAGAAGATCCGGGAGCTGGAGGGCCACATCTCAGACCTTCAGGAGGACCTGGACTCAGAGCGCCAGGCCAGGAACAAGACTGAGAAGGCCAGgagggacctgggagaggagCTGGAGGCCCTCAAGTCTGAGCTGGAGGATACACTTGACAGCACCGCTACCCAGCAGGAGCTCCG ggcgaagagagaacaggaggtgACCCTGTTGAAGAAGGCCATGGATGACGAGGGTCGGACCCACGAGGCCCAGGTGCAGGAGATGAGACAGAAACACACCCAGGCTGTAGAGGAGCTCACAGAGCAGCTGGAGCAGTCCAAACGG GTGAAGTCTAACCTGGACAAGGCCAAGCAGGCCCTGGAGAAGGAGACGTCGGAGCTGACGTTGGAGGTGCGCTCCCTGACCACGGCCAAACAGGACGTGGAGAACAAGAAGAGGAAGGTCGAAGGTCAGCTGAACGAGCTGCAGGCGCGCTTCACCGACAGCGAGAAGCAGAAGGGCGAGCTGGGAGAGCGTTGCTCCAAGATCACT ATTGAACTAGAGAGTGTCACCAACCTCCTGAATGAAGCCGAGGGGAAGAACATCAAGCTGAGCAAAGACGTCTCCACCCTCAGTGCCCAAGTCCAagacacacaa gagctgctggctgaggaGACCCGTCAGAAGCTGCAGTTCTCCACCAAGCTGCGTCAGATGGAGGACGACCGCAACAGTCTGCAGGAAcagctggaggaggaggtggaggccaAGAGGAACGTGGAGAGACACATGTCCACCCTCAACATACAG CTGTCAGACTCCAAGAAGAAGCTTGAAGAAATGGCCGGCAACAATGAGCTCCTGGAGGAGAGCAAGAAGCGTCTTCAGAGAGACCTGGAAGCGTCCAACACCCAGTTCGAGGAGAAGGCCTCTGCCTACGACAAGCTGGAGAAGACCAAGAACCGTCTGCAGCAGGAGCTAGAGGACATCCTCATGGACCTGGACAACCAGAGGACCATCGTCTCCAATCtggagaagaagcagaagaagttTGACCAG aTGTTGGCTGAGGAGAAGACCATCTCCAGTAAGTACGCTGATGAGCGGGACCGTGCTGAGGCAGAGGCCAGGGAGAAGGAGACCAAGGCCCTGTCTCTGGCCCGTGCTCTGGAGGAGGCCCAGGAGAGCAGGGAGGAGCTGGAGAGAGCCAACAAGTCCCTGAAGACTGAGATGGAAGACCTGGTCAGCTCTAAGGACGACGTGGGCAAGAGT GTCCATGAGTTGGAGAAGGGGAAGCGTGGACTGGAGGCCCAGGTGGAGGAGATGAAGACCCAGCTGGAGGAGCTGGAGGATGAGCTGCAGGCTGCAGAGGACGCCAAGCTGCGTCTGGAGGTCAACATGCAGGCCCTGAAGGCCCAGTTCGACAGGGACCTGGTGGGACGTGacgagatgggagaggagaagaagagacagctCATAAAGCAG GTGCGTGAGTTGGAGACGGAGCTAGAGGACGAGAGGAAGCAGAGAGCCACGGCGGCAGCAGCCAAGAAGAAGCTGGAGGGAGATATGAAGGACCTGGAGGGACAGATTGAGATGTCCAACAAGGGACGCGACGAGGCCATCAAACAGCTGCGCAAGATCCAG GCCCAGATGAAGGACTTCCAGAGGGAACTGGAAGATGCCCGTGCAGCCAGAGAAGAGGTGCTGGGTACGGCcaaggagagcgagaggaaggcCAAGAGTCTGGAGGCTGAGCTCATGCAGATTCAGGAG gagctggCTGCTGCTGAGAGGGCACGGAAACAAGCAGAGGCTGAGCGGGACGAGCTGTCCGACGAACTAGCCAGCAACACCTCTGGAAA ATCAGCCCTGTCTGATGAAAAGCGTCGTTTGGAGGCTAAGATCTCCCAGctggaggaggagctggaggaagAAAGCAGTAACATGGAGATCCTCAACGACAGATTGAGGAAGAGCACTCAACAG GTGGACCAGCTGAACAATGAGCTGCAGACTGAGCGCACCACCTCCCAGAAGAACGAGAGCGCCCGGCAGCAGATGGAGAGGCAGAACAAGGACCTAAAGGCCAAGCTGCAGGAGATGGAGAACCAG GTCAAGTCCAAGTTCAAGTCATCCATCACCGCCCTGGAGGCCAAGGTGGCTCAGTTGGAGGAGCAGGTGGAGCAAGAGAGCAGAGACAAGCAGGCTGTAGCCAAGGGCCTGCGCCAGAAGGACAAAAAGCTGAAAGATCTGATGATCCAGGTGGAGGATGAGAGGAAACAGGCCGAACAGTACAAGGAACAG gcaGAAAAGGGCAACACGCGGATGAAGCAGCTGAAGCGCCAGCTGGAGGAGTCTGAGGAGGAGTCTCAGCGCATCACGGCTGCCCGCAGGAAGCTGCAGAGGGAGCTGGATGAGTCCACCGAGGCTAACGATGCCATGAGCCGCGAGGTCAACACCCTCAAGAGCAAACTCAG GCGTGGGACCGAACCCTCTTTCAGCGCCGCACCGCGCCGTGCCGGGGGCAGTGCCCGGAGAGGGGTCATCGATGACGCGTCAGAAGAAGACGGGGACTCACAGGGGGACTACAACGGAACAAAGTCTGTTGAGTAG